In Amycolatopsis solani, a single window of DNA contains:
- a CDS encoding class I SAM-dependent methyltransferase → MDTAIDDRTRMQSNQQGWNRRALAHLDSTYYDLDAFRAGKSSLRSLERGALGDVSGKDFLHLQCHIGLNAISWARLGANVTAVDFADEALKIGRELADGLNTEINFVHANVFDLPQVLDDSFDIVYTDYGVLHLLPDLNAWAKVVAHFLKPGGVFHIAEIHPILAAVEEVDGELRVRPERLPSGPLEDEVSATYGDGYDDVQHIESYKQYSWLWTIPEIMGALIGAGLQVRTFTEVPVDCRQRFSTMVRDEHDEGFWRLPGDPLPLSWTLSASKPE, encoded by the coding sequence TTGGACACCGCCATCGACGACCGCACTCGTATGCAGAGCAACCAGCAGGGCTGGAACCGGCGGGCGCTCGCCCACCTCGACTCGACCTACTACGACCTCGATGCGTTCCGGGCCGGGAAGAGCAGCCTCCGCTCGCTGGAGCGGGGCGCGCTCGGGGACGTTTCCGGCAAGGACTTCCTGCACCTGCAGTGCCACATCGGGCTGAACGCGATCTCGTGGGCGCGGCTGGGCGCGAACGTCACGGCCGTGGACTTCGCCGACGAGGCCCTCAAGATCGGCCGGGAACTGGCCGACGGGCTGAACACCGAAATCAACTTCGTGCACGCCAACGTCTTCGACCTGCCCCAGGTGCTCGACGACTCCTTCGACATCGTCTACACCGACTACGGCGTGCTCCACCTCCTGCCGGACCTCAACGCGTGGGCCAAGGTCGTGGCGCACTTCCTCAAGCCCGGCGGGGTCTTCCACATCGCGGAGATCCACCCGATCCTCGCCGCGGTCGAAGAGGTCGACGGCGAGCTGCGGGTCCGCCCGGAACGGCTGCCGAGCGGGCCGCTGGAGGATGAGGTCTCCGCGACCTACGGCGACGGGTACGACGACGTCCAGCACATCGAGTCGTACAAGCAGTACAGCTGGCTGTGGACCATTCCCGAGATCATGGGCGCGCTGATCGGGGCGGGCCTGCAGGTCCGGACGTTCACCGAGGTGCCGGTCGACTGCCGGCAGCGCTTCAGCACCATGGTCCGCGACGAGCACGACGAGGGCTTCTGGCGCCTGCCCGGCGACCCGCTCCCCCTGTCGTGGACGCTGTCCGCGAGCAAGCCGGAGTAG
- a CDS encoding VOC family protein, whose protein sequence is MSEPEFRLEVLTLPVADVDRAVEFYTARAGFGLDVDYRPNAGFRVVQVTPPGSAASIQFGVGLTDAAPGSARAGYLVVPDIEAARERLAGRGVPVGPLRHKKSADWQGDFAPGADPDRRDYASFFDFADPDGNTWIVQERAAR, encoded by the coding sequence TTGTCTGAGCCGGAGTTCCGCCTCGAAGTGCTCACCCTGCCCGTCGCCGACGTCGATCGGGCGGTGGAGTTCTACACGGCTCGGGCCGGGTTCGGCCTCGACGTCGACTACCGGCCGAACGCCGGGTTCCGCGTGGTCCAGGTGACCCCGCCCGGATCGGCGGCGTCGATCCAGTTCGGCGTCGGCTTGACCGACGCGGCCCCGGGATCCGCCCGGGCCGGCTACCTCGTGGTGCCCGACATCGAGGCGGCGCGCGAGCGGCTGGCCGGCCGCGGGGTCCCGGTCGGGCCGCTGCGGCACAAGAAGTCCGCGGACTGGCAGGGTGACTTCGCGCCGGGCGCCGACCCGGACCGCCGGGACTACGCGAGTTTCTTCGACTTCGCCGACCCGGACGGCAACACGTGGATCGTCCAGGAGCGCGCCGCGCGGTGA
- a CDS encoding 2'-5' RNA ligase family protein gives MPPLVVTLAVDGSAQSAWNALRRRWFPPERLVVDAHLTLFHALPGEHLAAVLADSAEVAAAAGPFELAVTGARSLGRGVALDVAAAPLLRLHAELRARWADWLTRQDAQPFKPHVTVQNKVPPEVAAETLAAVRLDPGPRTATATGLDLWHYVGGPWEHLATAPLAGPR, from the coding sequence GTGCCGCCGCTGGTCGTGACCCTCGCCGTCGACGGATCCGCCCAATCGGCGTGGAACGCCCTGCGGCGCCGGTGGTTCCCGCCCGAGCGGCTGGTCGTCGACGCGCACCTCACCCTGTTCCACGCGCTCCCGGGCGAGCACCTGGCGGCGGTGCTCGCCGACAGCGCCGAGGTGGCGGCCGCCGCCGGACCGTTCGAGCTGGCGGTCACCGGCGCCCGGTCGCTCGGGCGGGGCGTCGCGCTCGACGTCGCCGCCGCGCCCCTGCTGCGGCTGCACGCCGAACTGCGGGCGCGCTGGGCGGACTGGCTCACCCGGCAGGACGCGCAGCCGTTCAAGCCACACGTGACCGTGCAGAACAAGGTGCCCCCGGAGGTCGCCGCCGAGACGCTGGCGGCGGTGCGCCTCGACCCCGGCCCCCGCACGGCGACCGCGACCGGGCTCGACCTCTGGCACTACGTCGGCGGCCCGTGGGAGCACCTCGCCACCGCGCCGCTGGCCGGGCCGCGTTAG
- a CDS encoding SDR family oxidoreductase — MASLTGRRVLVVGRAGGIARAVTLALRAAGAQVVVAGRDEPALAAAYDDPDVEAETVDLTDEPSVAALAGRLGRVDHVVSTASARARGPVGELGHDVVLKSFDVKVLGPLLLAKHFAPHLPADGSFLFFSGSSARKPAAGMLAVGATNAAVDALTRGLAVELAPIRVNAVSPGTVDTGAYDGLGERKKAELFAAREATSPARRVGRADEIAEAVVFALGNTFLTGVSLAVDGGEPLV, encoded by the coding sequence ATGGCTTCACTGACCGGTCGCCGGGTGCTCGTCGTGGGCCGCGCCGGCGGTATCGCCCGGGCGGTGACCCTGGCGCTGCGGGCGGCCGGGGCCCAGGTCGTGGTGGCCGGGCGCGACGAACCGGCACTGGCCGCCGCGTACGACGACCCGGACGTCGAGGCCGAGACCGTCGACCTGACCGACGAACCGTCCGTCGCCGCGCTGGCCGGCCGGCTCGGCCGCGTCGACCACGTCGTCTCGACGGCGTCGGCCCGGGCGCGCGGCCCGGTGGGCGAGCTCGGCCACGACGTCGTGCTCAAGTCGTTCGACGTGAAGGTGCTCGGCCCGCTGCTGCTGGCCAAGCACTTCGCGCCGCACCTGCCCGCGGACGGTTCGTTCCTGTTCTTTTCGGGGTCGTCGGCGCGGAAACCGGCCGCCGGGATGCTCGCTGTCGGCGCGACGAACGCCGCGGTGGACGCGCTGACCCGCGGGCTGGCGGTGGAACTGGCGCCGATCCGGGTGAACGCGGTTTCGCCGGGCACGGTCGACACCGGCGCTTACGACGGGCTGGGCGAGCGGAAGAAAGCCGAACTGTTCGCCGCCCGTGAGGCAACGAGTCCGGCGCGACGCGTCGGGCGTGCCGACGAGATCGCCGAAGCCGTCGTTTTCGCGCTGGGCAACACTTTCCTCACCGGCGTCTCGCTGGCCGTGGACGGCGGTGAGCCCCTTGTCTGA
- a CDS encoding DUF427 domain-containing protein, producing the protein MGLAWQQGPLATRAVGHFLVGQPLPERLLFAEPLRRRMRVRFGGEWIADSEDVVLLHEPGRYPVAYFPLADVREDVLVAENRTTTHRELGATGWYTVRAAGTEAPRAAWRHSELPGHADALRDRVAFAWRAMDAFFEEDERIVGHAADPYHRIDLRQTSRHLVVRDGDRVVAETRRPVVLYESGFAPRWYVPREDIDLTALTPVAGETFCPYKGLAGYFDIGDGKRAAWSYPEAWPEVARVSGFVSFEPDVVDVTLDGRKLALEPGQTVTPHGVDRGLDPDELRAFAEKGI; encoded by the coding sequence ATGGGACTGGCTTGGCAGCAAGGACCGCTGGCCACGCGGGCGGTGGGGCACTTCCTGGTCGGACAACCACTGCCCGAGCGGCTGTTGTTCGCCGAACCGCTGCGGCGGCGGATGCGCGTGCGGTTCGGCGGGGAGTGGATCGCCGACAGCGAGGACGTCGTCCTCCTGCACGAGCCCGGCCGCTACCCGGTGGCGTACTTCCCGCTGGCCGACGTCCGCGAAGACGTCCTCGTCGCGGAGAACCGGACGACGACACACCGCGAGCTCGGCGCCACCGGCTGGTACACGGTCCGGGCGGCCGGCACGGAAGCACCGCGCGCGGCCTGGCGCCACAGCGAGCTGCCCGGCCACGCGGACGCCCTGCGCGACCGCGTCGCCTTCGCCTGGCGGGCGATGGACGCCTTCTTCGAGGAGGACGAGCGGATCGTCGGGCACGCGGCGGACCCGTACCACCGCATCGACCTCCGCCAGACCTCGCGGCACCTGGTCGTGCGTGACGGCGACCGCGTCGTCGCGGAGACCCGGCGCCCGGTCGTGCTCTACGAGTCGGGCTTCGCGCCGCGCTGGTACGTGCCGCGGGAGGACATCGACCTCACGGCGCTGACGCCGGTGGCCGGCGAGACGTTCTGCCCGTACAAGGGGCTGGCCGGCTACTTCGACATCGGCGACGGCAAACGCGCGGCCTGGTCGTACCCGGAGGCGTGGCCCGAGGTCGCGCGCGTGTCGGGGTTCGTGTCGTTCGAGCCGGACGTCGTCGACGTGACCCTCGACGGCCGCAAGCTGGCCCTCGAACCGGGGCAGACCGTCACCCCGCACGGCGTCGACCGGGGCCTGGACCCCGACGAGCTGCGCGCGTTCGCCGAGAAGGGGATCTGA
- a CDS encoding alpha-ketoacid dehydrogenase subunit beta: MTARPERVVENLNHALHERLRADPRLYVLGEDIADPYGGAFKVTRGLSDADPGRVIATPISENGIAGVASGLALAGDAAIVEIMFGDFAGLAFDQVLNFASKSVSMYGRPHPMRLVVRLPSGGGRGYGPTHSQSLLKHFIGIPGLSLFELSPFHDNRAVLARMLDLGEPCVFVEDKVLYTRRQATGGRLDDLFDYGFLGAEDVGPAHVYVDDGGDVDCLLVAPGGVADRAVAAMRELLLHHEISCRLVVPSRLYPVEAEALVSAARRASYVCVVEESTAGGTWGAEVAHVLHERLWGRLRRPVRLVHSADSVIPAAVHLEREVLVQAGTIRDAVLADLRAERSPV; this comes from the coding sequence GTGACCGCGCGACCCGAGCGGGTGGTCGAGAACCTCAACCACGCGCTGCACGAGCGGCTGCGGGCCGATCCCCGGCTCTACGTCCTCGGCGAGGACATCGCCGACCCGTACGGCGGGGCGTTCAAGGTGACCCGCGGGCTGTCGGACGCCGACCCCGGGCGGGTGATCGCCACGCCGATCAGCGAAAACGGCATCGCCGGCGTCGCATCGGGGCTCGCGTTGGCCGGCGACGCGGCGATCGTCGAGATCATGTTCGGCGACTTCGCCGGCCTCGCGTTCGACCAGGTGCTCAACTTCGCCAGCAAGTCCGTGTCCATGTACGGGCGCCCGCACCCGATGCGCCTGGTGGTGCGCCTGCCGTCGGGCGGTGGCCGCGGGTACGGCCCGACGCACAGCCAGTCCCTGCTCAAGCACTTCATCGGGATTCCCGGGCTGTCGCTGTTCGAGCTGTCGCCGTTCCACGACAACCGGGCGGTGCTGGCCCGCATGCTCGACCTCGGCGAACCGTGCGTGTTCGTCGAGGACAAAGTGCTCTACACGCGCCGGCAAGCCACCGGTGGCCGGCTGGACGACCTGTTCGACTACGGCTTCCTCGGCGCGGAAGACGTCGGTCCGGCGCACGTGTACGTCGACGACGGCGGAGACGTGGACTGCCTGCTCGTCGCCCCGGGCGGCGTGGCGGACCGGGCCGTCGCGGCCATGCGGGAACTGCTGCTGCACCACGAAATCAGCTGCCGGCTCGTGGTCCCGTCGCGGCTGTACCCGGTGGAAGCCGAGGCGCTGGTGAGCGCGGCGCGGCGCGCGTCGTACGTCTGCGTCGTCGAAGAGAGCACGGCGGGCGGGACCTGGGGCGCGGAGGTCGCGCACGTCCTGCACGAACGGCTCTGGGGCCGCCTGCGCCGCCCGGTGCGGCTCGTCCACTCGGCCGACAGCGTCATCCCGGCGGCCGTCCACCTGGAACGCGAGGTCCTGGTCCAGGCCGGCACGATCCGGGACGCCGTGCTCGCCGACCTGCGTGCGGAAAGGAGCCCGGTGTGA
- a CDS encoding CGNR zinc finger domain-containing protein, with the protein MSLAVRVTTTDETLLLDLLNSTPVRDGRAEDDLADAVAGREWLAAHGQPATGDEHRALLEARSALQDIVRGDGSPATAARFVAEVTYRAAFGDDGVEWVLDVPPGRSAAARAVLAWDALTKSSPGRLRPCANPECRLFLIDHSKPNSARWCSMAVCGNRMKARRHYQRSRTAAE; encoded by the coding sequence ATGAGTTTGGCGGTTAGGGTGACCACGACGGACGAGACGCTGCTTCTCGACCTGCTGAACAGCACCCCGGTGCGTGACGGCCGGGCCGAAGACGACCTGGCGGACGCGGTGGCCGGCCGGGAGTGGCTGGCGGCCCACGGGCAGCCGGCCACCGGCGACGAGCACCGCGCGCTGCTCGAAGCGCGCTCGGCGCTGCAGGACATCGTGCGCGGCGACGGCTCCCCCGCGACGGCCGCGCGGTTCGTGGCGGAAGTCACCTACCGGGCGGCTTTCGGCGACGACGGCGTCGAATGGGTGCTCGACGTGCCGCCGGGCCGGTCCGCCGCCGCGCGGGCCGTGCTCGCCTGGGACGCGCTGACGAAGTCGAGCCCCGGCCGGCTGCGCCCGTGCGCCAACCCGGAGTGCCGGCTGTTCCTGATCGACCACAGCAAGCCCAACAGCGCCCGCTGGTGTTCGATGGCGGTCTGCGGCAACCGCATGAAGGCCCGGCGGCACTACCAGCGCTCGCGTACGGCCGCGGAGTGA
- a CDS encoding MOSC and FAD-binding oxidoreductase domain-containing protein encodes MARLVSLNVGLPRDVAWQDRTVHTGIFKYPVEGPRLVRRLNVDGDGQGDLGGHGGENRAVLVYQRESYEHWRRFLGRDDLEDGQFGENFTVEGLPDDEVHIGDRYRIGEAEFEVTQPRVTCFRVGMRLGEPRMPSLLVAHHRPGFYLRVITEGHVQAGDEIVRTRTGRHELSVAAIDALLYLPDRDRDTLRKALDIPALSPGWQGSFRDLLTAAPPSPAPRGFRPLRVTRVVPESTTVTSIHLAADEPLPRPEPGQYVTLRVPGAGDPAPVRSYSLSAAPSESEYRISVKRDGVVSSYLQTHLSPGAVLEVAGPRGDFVLTEDDRPVVLVSAGIGVTPVLAMLHALAARDPDREVWWVHTSRTTAEQPFAAEAHRLLAGLPRGREHVFLTAETGRLTAAELSALDLPADAAVYLCGPDAFMTAMRSAFLALGFDGSRVHSELFGGVSAINPGLVGVVRTPPHAPAGTPGAGPSVTFARSGLTVPWGEGYPNLLEFAEACDVPTRWSCRTGVCHTCVTPVLSGTVSYEPEPLEVPAEGEALVCCGRPQGDVVLDL; translated from the coding sequence ATGGCGCGTTTGGTGTCGCTCAACGTCGGGCTGCCGCGGGACGTGGCCTGGCAGGACCGGACCGTCCACACGGGAATCTTCAAGTACCCGGTCGAGGGACCACGGCTGGTCCGCCGCCTCAACGTGGACGGCGACGGCCAGGGCGACCTCGGCGGCCACGGCGGCGAGAACCGCGCGGTGCTCGTCTACCAGCGCGAGTCGTACGAGCACTGGCGGCGCTTCCTCGGCCGCGACGACCTCGAGGACGGCCAGTTCGGCGAGAACTTCACCGTCGAGGGCCTGCCCGACGACGAGGTGCACATCGGCGACCGGTACCGGATCGGCGAAGCGGAGTTCGAGGTGACCCAGCCGCGGGTGACGTGCTTCCGCGTCGGCATGCGCCTGGGCGAGCCGCGGATGCCGTCCCTGCTGGTGGCCCACCACCGCCCGGGGTTCTACCTGCGCGTCATCACCGAAGGCCACGTCCAGGCCGGCGACGAGATCGTCCGCACCCGCACCGGCCGCCACGAGCTGAGCGTCGCGGCCATCGACGCACTCCTGTACCTGCCGGACCGCGACCGGGACACGCTGCGCAAGGCCTTGGACATCCCGGCGCTCAGCCCAGGTTGGCAGGGCTCGTTCCGCGACCTCCTGACGGCGGCTCCTCCCTCCCCGGCCCCGCGGGGCTTCCGGCCGCTGCGCGTGACCCGTGTGGTGCCCGAGAGCACGACGGTGACGTCGATCCACCTGGCCGCCGACGAGCCGCTCCCCCGCCCCGAGCCGGGCCAGTACGTGACGCTGCGCGTCCCGGGCGCCGGCGACCCGGCGCCGGTCAGGAGCTATTCGCTGTCGGCGGCGCCGTCGGAGAGCGAATACCGCATCAGCGTCAAGCGCGACGGCGTCGTGAGCAGCTACCTCCAGACCCACTTGAGCCCGGGCGCGGTGCTGGAGGTGGCGGGCCCGCGCGGTGACTTCGTCCTGACGGAGGACGACCGCCCGGTGGTGCTGGTGTCGGCGGGCATCGGCGTGACGCCGGTGCTGGCAATGCTGCACGCTTTGGCCGCCCGCGATCCGGACCGCGAGGTGTGGTGGGTGCACACGAGCCGGACGACCGCGGAGCAGCCGTTCGCCGCGGAGGCGCATCGGCTTTTGGCGGGGCTTCCGCGCGGTCGTGAGCACGTTTTCCTCACGGCGGAGACCGGCCGGCTGACGGCGGCCGAGCTGTCCGCTTTGGACCTGCCGGCGGACGCGGCGGTGTACTTGTGCGGGCCGGACGCGTTCATGACGGCCATGCGGTCTGCCTTTCTGGCGTTGGGCTTCGATGGTTCTCGTGTCCACAGTGAACTGTTCGGCGGAGTGTCGGCGATCAACCCGGGCCTGGTGGGGGTTGTCCGGACTCCGCCGCACGCGCCGGCGGGCACGCCGGGAGCCGGGCCGTCGGTGACTTTCGCGCGCAGCGGGCTGACTGTGCCGTGGGGCGAGGGGTATCCCAACCTGCTGGAGTTCGCCGAGGCGTGCGATGTGCCGACGCGGTGGTCCTGCCGGACGGGGGTGTGCCACACGTGCGTGACTCCAGTGCTGTCGGGGACGGTTTCGTATGAGCCTGAACCGCTTGAGGTGCCGGCGGAGGGCGAGGCTCTTGTCTGCTGCGGGCGACCGCAGGGGGACGTCGTGCTGGATCTTTGA
- a CDS encoding 2-oxo acid dehydrogenase subunit E2 → MNDIEVPKLNTNDTAYVLVEWLAEDGQPLKEGDPVAVVETSKATEELYCEHDGVLHRLVAAPSDCGPGDVVAHLFASDEAVREFLAARPAPAADEAAEGRFTLTEPARVLAEQHGVAPAALAGLGLRVIREADVQRLLASPGAVHTPNRAQRGVAAAVSQSHREIPAAFTAVVVGVDPALAAARELSERTGALIGLPELLVAVLGRLTARFPLCYGTPTAEGTLLLPAAAHVGVTVDVGKGLFAPVVPDAGEQPLAEIAGLLMDFRIKAMREDFRAEDLDGANILLSLNNDDDVLFAQPIVFPGQTCAVALGGVRQEAVFAADGTVAPRSVAVVGLAYDHRFVNGSTAVEFLKAIKVALEAPEGIPDAGDR, encoded by the coding sequence GTGAACGACATCGAGGTGCCGAAGCTCAACACCAACGACACCGCCTACGTGCTCGTCGAGTGGCTGGCCGAGGACGGGCAGCCGTTGAAGGAAGGCGACCCGGTCGCCGTCGTCGAGACGTCGAAAGCGACCGAAGAGCTGTACTGCGAGCACGACGGCGTCCTGCACCGGCTGGTCGCCGCACCGTCGGACTGCGGCCCCGGCGACGTCGTCGCCCACCTCTTCGCTTCGGACGAGGCCGTGCGGGAGTTCCTGGCTGCCCGGCCCGCCCCCGCGGCGGACGAGGCCGCCGAGGGGCGCTTCACGCTCACCGAACCCGCGCGGGTGCTGGCCGAACAGCACGGGGTCGCGCCCGCCGCACTGGCCGGGCTGGGGCTGCGGGTGATCCGCGAGGCCGACGTCCAGCGGCTGCTGGCCTCGCCTGGTGCGGTCCACACCCCGAACCGGGCCCAGCGCGGGGTGGCCGCCGCGGTTTCCCAGTCACATCGGGAGATCCCGGCCGCGTTCACCGCCGTCGTCGTCGGCGTGGACCCGGCCCTCGCCGCCGCACGGGAGCTGTCCGAGCGGACGGGCGCGCTGATCGGGCTGCCCGAGCTGCTCGTGGCCGTCCTCGGCCGGCTGACCGCGCGGTTCCCGCTCTGCTACGGCACGCCCACCGCCGAGGGCACGCTGCTGCTGCCGGCGGCGGCGCACGTCGGCGTCACCGTCGACGTCGGGAAGGGGTTGTTCGCGCCGGTGGTGCCGGACGCGGGCGAGCAGCCGCTCGCGGAGATCGCCGGGCTGCTGATGGACTTCCGCATCAAGGCGATGCGCGAGGACTTCCGCGCCGAGGACCTCGACGGCGCGAACATCCTGCTGTCGCTGAACAACGACGACGACGTCCTGTTCGCCCAGCCCATCGTGTTCCCGGGCCAGACCTGCGCGGTGGCGCTGGGCGGCGTCCGCCAGGAGGCGGTGTTCGCCGCCGACGGCACGGTCGCCCCGCGCTCGGTGGCCGTCGTCGGACTGGCCTACGACCACCGGTTCGTCAACGGCAGCACCGCGGTGGAGTTCCTCAAGGCGATCAAGGTGGCGCTCGAAGCGCCGGAAGGGATTCCCGATGCCGGCGACCGCTGA
- a CDS encoding polyketide cyclase, with protein sequence MPDHENVRATLTLTVPAERVFAVLADPVAHAAIDGTGWVREPVDPAPLTGVGQLFRMDMFHGSRPVGDYQVVNRVEVFDAPRAIGWVTGGWKDDGEPEFGGWVWRYDLTPVGESATEVTLSYDWSAVPQYIRDRGISFPPFGPGHLENSLRHLAELAALAPQRG encoded by the coding sequence ATGCCGGACCACGAGAACGTGCGCGCGACCCTGACCCTCACCGTGCCTGCCGAGCGGGTGTTCGCCGTGCTGGCGGATCCGGTGGCGCACGCCGCGATCGACGGCACCGGCTGGGTGCGCGAGCCGGTCGACCCGGCGCCGCTGACCGGGGTCGGGCAGCTGTTCCGGATGGACATGTTCCACGGCAGCCGTCCGGTCGGCGACTACCAAGTGGTCAATCGCGTCGAGGTGTTCGACGCACCGCGGGCCATCGGCTGGGTGACCGGCGGCTGGAAGGACGACGGCGAGCCGGAGTTCGGCGGCTGGGTCTGGCGCTACGACCTGACCCCGGTCGGCGAGTCGGCCACCGAGGTCACGCTGTCCTACGACTGGTCGGCCGTGCCGCAGTACATCCGCGACCGGGGCATCTCGTTCCCGCCGTTCGGCCCCGGCCACCTCGAGAACTCGCTGCGCCACCTGGCGGAACTCGCCGCCCTCGCGCCTCAGCGCGGCTAA
- a CDS encoding thiamine pyrophosphate-dependent dehydrogenase E1 component subunit alpha, translated as MTDHLATPTIEKAPDSPPAAADLATMLLIRHFELALLDLFARGELHGTTHTCLGQEYVPVALAPLLTARDYVFSNHRGHGHYIARFGDPAGLLAEIMGRAGGVCHGVGGSQHVFRDRYLSTGVQGESLPVATGVALHLKREEPGALALAYIGDGTWGEGAVYEALNMAALWRLPLLVVVENNGIAQSTPTTAELAGTIGGRAAAFGCAHLRVENTDPAEIRAVAGPLVERVREGVPLVLEFVTNRLGPHSKGDDTRPAAELSRVRAADWHARGSGAEFAAADAAAAARIAALVAEVAARPPAVWSRA; from the coding sequence GTGACCGACCACCTGGCGACGCCGACGATCGAGAAGGCGCCGGATTCGCCACCCGCGGCCGCCGACCTCGCGACGATGCTGCTGATCCGCCACTTCGAACTCGCCCTGCTCGACCTGTTCGCGCGGGGCGAGCTGCACGGCACCACGCACACCTGCCTCGGGCAGGAGTACGTGCCGGTCGCGCTGGCCCCGTTGCTGACCGCGCGCGACTACGTGTTCAGCAACCACCGCGGTCACGGCCACTACATCGCCCGGTTCGGCGACCCAGCCGGCCTGCTCGCGGAGATCATGGGCCGCGCGGGCGGCGTCTGCCACGGCGTCGGCGGCAGCCAGCACGTCTTCCGCGACCGCTACCTGTCCACCGGGGTGCAGGGGGAGAGCCTGCCGGTCGCCACCGGCGTCGCGCTGCACCTCAAGCGGGAGGAGCCCGGCGCACTCGCGCTCGCCTACATCGGCGACGGCACGTGGGGCGAGGGCGCGGTCTACGAGGCGCTCAACATGGCGGCGCTGTGGCGGCTGCCGCTGCTCGTCGTCGTCGAGAACAACGGCATCGCGCAGTCGACGCCGACCACCGCGGAGCTGGCGGGCACCATCGGGGGCCGCGCGGCCGCGTTCGGCTGCGCTCACCTGCGCGTCGAAAACACCGACCCGGCCGAGATCCGCGCGGTGGCGGGACCGCTGGTCGAACGGGTGCGGGAAGGCGTCCCGCTCGTCCTCGAGTTCGTGACGAACCGGCTCGGGCCGCACAGCAAGGGCGACGACACCCGCCCGGCCGCGGAACTGAGCCGGGTGCGCGCGGCCGACTGGCACGCGCGGGGCTCGGGGGCGGAGTTCGCGGCGGCCGACGCGGCCGCGGCGGCGCGGATCGCCGCGCTGGTGGCCGAGGTGGCCGCGCGGCCACCGGCGGTCTGGAGCCGGGCGTGA